The DNA window GCCACAGATGCAGCGCGGGAAGGTGAACTACTGGCGAGATGGATTATTGACATGGCTAAGTGGAACAAGCCATTTCAGCGGTTGTGGATATCCTCTCAGACGGATAAAGCCATCAAAGAAGGATTTGCTTCATTGAAGCCGGGAGCCCAGTTTGAGCGATTATATCAATCAGCTCGTTGTCGTGCGGAAGCGGACTGGATGATTGGGCTGAATGTTACGCGGGCATTAACCTGTAAATTTGGCGCACCGTTATCCGCAGGTCGAGTACAGACTCCAACTTTGGGGATGATTATGCAACGCGAGAATGAGATTATATCCTTCGTTTCGGAAGGCTATAGCACGCTCCGCGCTGATTTGGGATCATTCCAAGCTATATGGCGGGGGAATAATGGCGATTCACGCATATTTAATCCCGAAGAAGTTACACGGCTACAAGGGAAGCTAGATGGACGCTCAGGGAAAATTATAAAGCTTAAGAAGAGTGAGAAGAACGTCCCTCATCCATTAGCTTATGATTTGACGGAATTGCAGCGGGATGCCAACCGTCTACTGGGATTTTCGGCGAAACAGACTTCAAATGTACTACAACGCTTGTATGAACAACATAAACTGGTTACTTATCCGCGTACGGATTCACGTTATCTTACCTCGGATATGAGCGATACGCTTAAGGAACGGTTGAACAGTGTGGCTGTGGGGCCGTATGCCCCGTTAGCGAGACCATTGTTACGCAAGCCATTGCCGCTAGGAAAACGGATCGTAGATGATAGCAAGGTTACGGATCACCATGCGATTATTCCCACAGAGCAAACAGTTCTATTGAATGCACTTAGTACTGAAGAACGTAAGCTATACGATCTGATCGTTCGGCGATTTATTAGTTTGTTCTATCCTCCAGCTCGTTTTGATAATGTCGCTGTCACAGTCGACATTGCAGGGGAAATATTACATGCCAAAGGGACGACCATGAAGGATAGTGGATGGCGTGCAGTCTATGATGGGCAAGCGATGGATGAGGATGAAGATGGAGATGATGCAGAAGAACGTGGTGCAGCACTTCCAGAATTGCGAGAAGGTGAGGCAGTTACCGTTAAGAAATGCCTCGTGCAGACGGGACGGACATTGCCTCCAAAACGCTATACGGAAGCAGCTTTGCTAACTCAGATGGAGAAGCATGGACTGGGTACTCCAGCAACGCGTGCTGATATTATTGAGAAGTTAGTTAATTCCGATACGATTGAAAGACAGGGGAATTCACTACATCCGACAGGGAAGGGAAAGCAATTGATTCAGCTTGCCCCAGCTGACTTACGGACACCGGAACTAACGGCCAAGTGGGAAGCGGAACTGGAGCGGATCGCCCGTGGTCAAGGTAAACCAGATCCTTTCCTCGTTGGGATACGGGAAATGGCACAGGGATTAGTAAGTGGTGTTAAGAATAGTGAAGCTGAATATAAACCACATAATGTTTCAAATAGTCATTGTCCGGATTGTGGTACAAGATTGCTGGAGAAGAAGACCGCTCGTGGTCTTGTATTAACTTGTCCAAGTGAGGACTGTGGTTATCGCCGTTCAGGCGAGAAGCGTCTGTCCAATCGTCGTTGTCCTCAGTGTCATAAGAAGATGGAGATGAAAGAAGGCAAGGCAGGTCTCTATGTTCAATGTCTGGGATGTGGCATTACGGAGACAATGAATAAGGATTCGAAACATATCAATAAGCGAGAGCAACAGAAACTGGTTAACCAGTATGCGAAGAAACAGGAATCCATCGGCTCCAACCTTGGAGATCTACTCAAAGCTGCAATGGAGAAGAAGGGGCAGTAAATTTATTGTATAAAATGTAGTAGACCTCGAGATGCTAAAGCTGGGAGGTGATGAACGTGCCGCATCACAAAGCGCGGAAGACCGAGAACCAGCAGAATAAATCCAGCATTCTGGAGGAGACGATTGAGGTTAAGCCGAAGAAACAGGCCGATCTTCCCCCGAGTTTAAATCAAGTTTCAAAGAACGAATCATAAAGTCACATAAGTGAGATCCAGTAACTCTAGCTCCCCGGAAGGGGAGCTTTTTTACATAGAAAAACAAAAGCTGGACAGGGGGACAAGGGAAAGGTGGGACAAAGAACCTGTCTCTTTGTCCCTAGATTCCAGCCTTGATTTGCTCGGCATAATCTTTAAACACGATAACTCGGTTCTCCAAACGGGATTTCTCGGCTGCGAATGACATCAGATGGCTTTGCACGGACACACTGGCTGAGGATAATCCTTCATTGATCTTGTTGTCGCGTACCAATTCAACGAAGTTGCTAATTAGTCCGCTATCCCCGCCACCATGATCGTCAATGCCACTCGGTAGTGAAATGAGCTCTTTGTTCCCTGTAAGGAAGTCCGTGACCTCAAGCTCACACTTATTAAACGACATGATACCTTTGACCTCACCCTTAGTTCCCATGAGTTTGATCGTTCTTGCATATTCGTTCGTGAATGCGCACATCGTAAAGGCCACGGTAACATCATTCTCAAATTCAATATTAACGACTTGATGATCAACGACGTCGTTGTCACACTTGTAGACGCATCGGCCATATGGCCCTTCTTGGAGCGCCTTCATAATTCCTTCATCGCTAACATCATTGCTTAGGACGTAACCCCAACTTGGGTTACCTAGATAAAACTTAGGTGCAAAGAACGGACATTCCTCGGCATGAGGGCAACCATCTGTACAGCGATCAGTAGCTTGAGGGGGTGCATTTTCAGCCTTAAAGTGAGATAAGGAGCCAAATGAAGATATACTTCTGCAATCGCTTCCAGCCAGCCACAGCAAAATATCCATGTCATGGCATGACTTGGCGAGAATCATAGGGCTTGATTCACTTGAATTTCTCCAGTTACCACGGACGTAGCTATGAGCTTGATGCCAGTAAGCGACATTCTCATTGTGTTGAATGGAGATAAGGTCACCGATTGTCTTGTCCTCGATGATCTTTTTGAGCGTAGAGAAGAACTCCGTATAGCGAAGTACATGACAGATGTTAAAGATCCGGTCATATTTAACGGCATATTCCCCTAATTTCACCACTTCTGTAGGATCAGTCGACATCGGTTTTTCCAAAAGGATATGATAGCCGGCTTCAAACGCCTTTACGACAGGGTCGAAATGGTATTGATCTTGCGTACAAATGAGGGCAGCATCTGCAAGCTTTGGCTCACGCAACATGTCTTCCCATGAGCTAAAGCATGCTGAGTCTGGAATATTGTGAGCAAGTTGAAATGCTTCTCGTCTCCCTTGATCCGGTTCGGCTACCGCTACGAATTGAAGTTCTTCAGGATGCTGTAATCCGTAAGGAGCATAGGCCTGAGCTCCGCGATTCCCCGCCCCGATAAGTATTGCTGTAACCTTCTTCATGATTTTCTCCTCCATTGTTCGTGCTAGTTAAATGTGTTTACACAGTGTAAGTACTATAGTTTAATATTAATAGGGTACTTACACTGTGTCAATACTATTTTAAACGTCTAATAAATGCCTTGAATATGGAGCTAGACATCACATTCTCACATGTTGATTTCATTTACTAGATAGTGTACGCTAAGCAGCGTATACCCTATTTACGTTATGGATACACTGTGAACAATTGAACAATGAGATAGTCTTTTTAAGACAGGAGTGAACCAACCCGTGGGGACAAAATGGGAGCAGGAATTGGATCAAATGCGTTATTCACGACGCAAACAGATCATGGATGCTACATTCGAGCTTGTATTGGAGAAAGGGCTCATGGATATTACAATCGTCGATATCGTAAAGAAGGCAGAAATTAGTCGCGTGACACTCTATAAATATTACAATTCGATTCATGAAATTGTATTTGATATTCAACTCAAAATTTTGAATGAATTAAGTGAACTGCTAGATGAACGGTTAAAGGGAAAGAACGGTCTTGAGAAGCTGAAGGACTATTTTGCGACTTTTATTACGATGTTTCAGACTCATCCGGATCACTTTCGTTTTGCAGCCATATTCGATCAATATTATCAGTCTTCATATCCAACGTTGGAGCTCGAAGAACGGTATCAAAGCTATACGAAGCAAGGCATAGTCTTGATTGAACAAATCATTGACGAGGGCATCCATGACGGGTCGATTCGCAAGGGTACGGATCCTATCATGATGGCCCAGATTCTATCACATATTACGATGGGCACGACCCAGCGGATAGCCGTTCGTAGTGAGATTTATAAGACTGAGAGTAAAGTTGATTCCGAGGAAATGTTGAACTATTTAATGACTTTTTTAGCCTCATCCCTAGCTGCTGATCAGCCCCAGTAAACATAGGCATTGAGGTAATGTAGGACATCGATCCGAAAATGGATTCGTTAATTGGTTAAGACAAAGACGCCGTGAGGCGTCTTTCCTATTTAGAGAGATAAGCGTTATAATATAGATAAGAAACGGTGGATCAGATCTAATAGAGTAAAGGGGGCGGGGTCGACATGATGACGGCAATACTATTATGGTTTCTATTTATTAATGGAGTAGGTTACTTGATCATGTCGGAAGATAAACGCCGTGCCCGACGAAGACGCGAACGAATTCCTGAGCGTACTCTATTCTTACTTGCTGCCATTGGTGGAGCTCTTGGCGTGTTGATCGCAATGAATATCAAACGTCATAAGACGAAACACGTCAGCTTCCGATTGGGTGTTCCACTGCTTCTGCTTATGAATGCTGTGCTCTACGGTTATTTCCTAATATGAAGAGAGAGGTGCGTTCTTATGTTATTTACTAAAATTGTAGCTGCTTATGATGGTTCTAAAGCTGGGAAGAAAGCGTTGGATAAGGCAATTGAACTTGTGAAGCTGACACCAGGTGCAACGCTAGAGGTGCTTCATGTATTCGATTTCCCGCGTTTTTATGTGGCCGACGGCTTTGCTCCGGTACCAACTTCTATAAATCAGGACTTCTACGAATTGGCTGAGGGAACGGCTGATGAAGCCAAAGCACATTTGGAGAAATTAGGAGTCGAGGGTAAGGTTGAGTTGGCTCAGGGGGCACCTGCTGAAGTGATTCTTGATTATGCGAAGAAACATAATAATGATCTTATTATCATTGGTAGCCGTGGTCTTGGTGGTATTCGTGAGTTCGTGCTCGGTAGTGTCAGTCACAATGTCGTTCAACATGCCCAAATTCCAGTATTGGTAGTTAAATAAAAATACAACACAAGGGATGCCAGTTGATGGCGTTCCTTTTTTTTGCAGTTTGTGCAGAAAAATAACTGGATTTGAGGGTTTTCTGTTAATTAGTAGGGGATCTTTTGTTAAAAAGCGAACAATATTATTTTCAAGACTTATAATGTTCGGGTTTAAGTTGACACAGTATGTACGAGATTGTTAAACTAATAAGGGAATAATAATTATATCGCTAAAATAATAGTCCTCGTATAAATCCGGGAATAGGGCCCGGAAGTTTCTACCTGAGAACCTTAAATTTTCGGACTACGAGTGAATACGTAATACAGGAAAGTCCACTCCATTTAATTCAAATGGGAGTTCTTCTTTCTTATGGGCCAAATGAGACAATACTATGGCTGGAAGTTTCGTATTCACTTTGCGTCCGGAAATTCTGAAAATACTTGTTATTTTCCAGAGAACACCGGACTTTTTGTTTTTATGGAAAGGTCCTGATCTCTTGGATCTAAAGAATGTTCATCATATTGGAAAGTAGGTTGAGTCATGTCAGCACAGGTTGCAGTGATCATGGGCAGTAAATCAGATTGGGATACGATGTCTCATGCATGTGCCATTCTGGAGGAGCTCCAAATTCCTTATGAAAAGCAAGTTGTTTCTGCTCATCGTACGCCAGATTTAATGTTTGAATTTGCTGAGAAAGCGGCTGGTCGAGGGTTGAAAGTGATTATTGCTGGTGCGGGTGGAGCGGCGCACTTACCAGGGATGGTAGCGGCAAAAACAGTACTTCCTGTTATCGGTGTACCGGTCAAATCGGCAGCACTAAATGGTCTTGATTCATTGCTCTCCATCGTGCAAATGCCCGGAGGGATTCCGGTAGCAACAGTTGCAATCGGTAAAGCGGGTGCCATTAACGCGGGATTGCTCGCGGCACAGATTCTAGCTGCATTTGATCCTAAGTTGAATGAAAGAGTGCAAGAGCGCAGAGATCGCATTCGTGATGAAGTGTTAGCTAGTAGTGTTGAATTAGGAGAGATATTGTAATGAGTGGGACAATTATTGGTGATAACTTCGGGCTACCGATTATCGGACCAGGCTCACGTATCGGTGTATTAGGTGGGGGACAATTAGGACGGATGATGGCCCTAGCCGGTAGCAATCTTGGCTATCACTTTGTTACCCTTGATCCGACACCGGAGTGTCCTTGTGGTCAACTAACCGAACAAATCGTCGCTGGGTACGATGACAAGAAGGCAGCTCGCCTATTGGCGGAACGTTCGGATGTAATCACGTATGAGTTTGAGAATGTGGACGCTGAGGTAGCAGCATTGCTAGAACGTTTATCCTATGTACCGCAAGGAAGCAAGCTGCTCTTTACAACGCAGCACAGACTTCGTGAAAAAGCAGCAGTGGAAGCAGCGGGCGTTAAAGTTGCTCCTTATCGTAAAGTGAGCAGTGAGGCAGAGTTACAAGAAGCGGTTACCCAGCTCGGTATCCCGAGCGTGTTGAAGACGGCAACGGGTGGATATGATGGTAAGGGGCAATGGGTTATCAAATCCATCGCTGAGATTGGACCTGCTTATACGGAATTGAGCAAGGCGGGAACTGAGCTTGTCCTGGAACAATTCATACCCTTCGTAAAAGAACTGTCGGTCATATCAGCTCGTAGCCCGCGAGGGGAAATAAAGACATTCCCGGTTGCTGAGAACATCCATGTGGACAATATCTTACATACTTCCATCGTACCAGCAAGGGTGGAAGCGGATGTGTTACATGAAGCGGAACAGCTTGCAGCACGAATTGCAGAGTCGATGGAGGCCGTTGGGCTCCTCGCAGTGGAGATGTTCTTAACACAGGATGGAGAATTATACGTTAATGAGCTTGCTCCACGACCGCATAACTCAGGTCATTATACGATGGAAGCTTGTACGACATCACAGTTCGAGCAACATGTTCGAGCGATTTGTAATTTACCATTAGGTGAAGTAAAGCTCATGTCGCCAGTTGTTATGGTCAATGTTCTCGGAGAACATTTGGATGAGGTAGTAGGTGCCCTATCGCAAGGTGCTTGGACAAACTCTGATGTTGTGCCGAAGGTACATCTATATGGAAAGAGCGGCTCCGCTCCCAAACGTAAAATGGGACATATCAATCTATTATGTCATGATGTACAGCATGGACTTGATTGGATTCAGCAAACCAATATATGGAGGAATCAACATTCATGATCGAACGTTATAGCAGACCGGAAATGAGAAACATTTGGACCGAAGAGAACAAATTCAAAGCATGGCTAGAAGTAGAAATTTGCGCTTGTGAAGCTTGGGCAGAACTGGGAGTCATTCCGAAAGAGGATGTGGCGTTGCTTCGAAAGAATGCTTCTTTTGACATCGACCGTATTTATGAAATCGAACAGGAAACGCGACATGATGTGATTGCCTTTACACGATCTGTATCTGAAAGCCTTGGAGCGGAGCGCAAATGGGTACATTACGGATTGACTTCAACCGACGTGGTTGATACGGCTCTTGGCTATTTGCTGAAACAAGCCAACGAGATTTTGGAGCAGGATATTATTCGTTTTATCGAGATTTTGCGCGACAAAGCGATCGCATACAAGGATACACCGATGATGGGACGTACGCATGGCGTGCATGCGGAACCGACTACTTTTGGTCTTAAGATGGCGCTATGGTATGAGGAAATGAAACGTAATCTGGAACGTTTCCGTCGGGCAGCAGACGGTGTTCAATTCGGTAAAATATCTGGTGCAGTAGGAACATATGCGAATATCGATCCATTCGTTGAAGAATTCGTCTGCCAGAAGCTAGGCACAACAGCAGCACCGATCTCAACTCAAACGTTGCAACGGGATCGTCATGCAGAGTACATGGCATCGCTCGCACTAGTCGCTACATCGCTTGATAAGTTCGCTACCGAAATTCGCGCTTTGCAGAAGAGTGAATTCCGCGAAGTAGAAGAAGCATTCGCTAAAGGGCAAAAGGGATCTTCGGCTATGCCGCATAAACGTAATCCAATCGGTTGTGAGAACATTTCTGGTCTGTCACGCGTTATTCGTGGTCACATGTTATCCGCTTACGAGAACGTGACTTTGTGGCACGAGCGCGACATCTCACACTCCTCCGTGGAGCGTATCATTCTACCGGATGCCACGATGTTGCTTAACTACATGCTGAACCGCTTCGGTAACATTGTGAAGAACTTGACGGTATTCCCAGAGAACATGAAGCGTAACATGGGTCGGACATTCGGCGTGCCGTTCTCTGGACGAGTGCTAACGAAGTTGATCGACAAAGGATTCAGCCGTGAGCAAGCGTACGATACGGTGCAACCACGTGCGATGCAAGCCTGGGAGACGCAGCGTCAGTTCCGTGACATTGTCGAAGAAACTCCGGAAATTACGGCGGTATTGAGTAAAGAAGAGATCGAAGATGCTTTTAATCCATCTTGGCACTTGAAACATGTAGATACGATATTCCGGAAGCTAGGCTTGTCTGAATAATGGTTGGAAACGTGAATCGATGAGACGAGAAGAAGGCTCCGCTATGGAGCCTTGATCGTCAGAAGGAGGACAGCAAATATGTCATCACAAGCAATTTCTACGGCAGAGGACATGATAAGCGCCCCATTGCTGTACAAAGGCAAGGTTCGAGAATTGTATGACCTGGGAGAACATTATTTGATCGTTGTAACGGATCGTATCTCGGCATTTGACTATGTGCTGGATCCAGCAGTGCCTGATAAGGGCAATGTCCTAAATCGTTTGAGTAGCTTCTGGTTCGAGAAGACGCAGGACTTAATTGACAACCACGTGATTCATACGGATATTGAACAGCTCGGTTCGGTCATTAATGAAGAACATAAGGCGATCCTTAAGAATCGAATTATGGTCTCTCGCAAAGCTGAGCGCATTGACATTGAATGTGTGGTGCGGGGTTATGTAACAGGCGGCGGCTGGCGTCAGTATGAGAAGAATGGTGAAATTAATGGCATTAAGCTGCCAAAAGGATTACGTAAGAACGACAAACTGCGTGAGCCAATCTTTACACCTGCGGCTAAGAACGATGTAGGCCATGATGAGGACATATCTTTCGAGAAGATGAGCGATCTCGTTGGTGCCGATATCGCAGAGCAACTGCGTAGCCGTAGCCTGGAGATGTATAGCTTTGCTCGTGATTACTGCGAGGAACAGGGTATCATCCTTGCCGATTGTAAGTTGGAATTTGGTCTAGTAGATGGCAAGCTGATCCTGATTGATGAGATATTTACGCCAGATGCTTCACGCTTCTGGGCTAGGGAAAATTATGCGCTCGATATCGAAATTGATAGCATGGATAAAGAACCCGTCCGCACATATTTACTAGGTTCGGATTGGGACAAGAACAGCAAGCCTGATCCCCTTCCTGAGCAAGTAGTAGCAGAGACTACCCGGCGTTACCGGGATATTTATAAACGTCTTACAGAGCAAGAGCTATCATAATTATTCTTTAGCACGAACTTTGGTTTACTAGATTCTATCCAATATTAGGAGGCACATGAGGAATATGATTAAAGCGACAGTCTATGTCACCATCAAACAAAGTGTACTTGATCCACAAGGGGTAGCCGTTCAAGGCGCTCTACATTCTATGGGGTTTGAAGAGGTCCAAAGTGTTCGGATCGGTAAATATATGGAATTGCAACTGGATACAAGTGACCGGAACGAAGCGGAAGCTCGTGTCAAAGACATGTGCGAGAAGCTTCTAGCCAACACGGTCGTGGAAGATTACCGCTTTGAATTGGAGGGTTGATTCATGAAATTCGCAGTACTCGTATTTCCTGGTTCTAACTGTGATATCGACTGCTATAAAGCGGTGGAAGATACGATTGGTGAGCCTGTCGATTACGTCTGGCATACAGCAACTGATCTCTCGGCTTACGATTGTATTCTCGTACCTGGTGGCTTCTCTTATGGTGATTATCTCCGGTGTGGTGCCATTTCACGTTTTGCTCCAGTCATGGCGGAGGTAGCGAAAGCAGCCGAAGAAGGTAAATATATCCTAGGTATCTGCAACGGATTCCAAATTCTTACTGAAGCAGGTCTACTGCCAGGAACCTTGCGTCGCAATATGTCGCTGAAGTTCCGTTGTCACGATACGGTGCTACGGGTTGAGAACAATCAGAACCCGTTCACAACAGGATATCTTCCTGGACAAGAGATCAAGATTCCGATTGCCCATGGTGAAGGCAACTATTATTGTGATGAAGCTACGCATGCAAAACTGAAAGAAAATAATCAAATTATTTTCAGATATGTAGGTAATCCAAATGGTTCATTAGATGATATCGCTGGAATTTCCAATGAACGTGGTAATGTGGTTGGCATGATGCCACATCCTGAGCGTGCGGTTGACAGTCTACTTGGGTCTGAAGATGGCAAATTGATGTTTACTTCGATATTAAAGGCTTGGAGGGATCGGCATGAGTCAGCAAGTGTCCGCTAAGGAACCAACTGCAGAGCAAATTGCAGAGCAGCAAATATATAAGCAGATGGGTGTTTCGGATCATGAGTATGAGCTGATCTGCGGCTTTCTCGGTCGGAAACCAAATTACACAGAAATTGGTGTGTTCAGCGTTATGTGGTCTGAGCACTGTGCATATAAGAACTCCAAACCACTACTCAAGCGTTTTCCGGTCACTGGTCC is part of the Paenibacillus segetis genome and encodes:
- a CDS encoding DNA topoisomerase III, which codes for MKTLVLAEKPSVAREIARVMGSRDKHKGYFEGPKYVVTWALGHLVGLAEPEDYDGKFGTWALEDLPILPGKMKLKVLRESSHQYKIVQQLMRRQDIKELIVATDAAREGELLARWIIDMAKWNKPFQRLWISSQTDKAIKEGFASLKPGAQFERLYQSARCRAEADWMIGLNVTRALTCKFGAPLSAGRVQTPTLGMIMQRENEIISFVSEGYSTLRADLGSFQAIWRGNNGDSRIFNPEEVTRLQGKLDGRSGKIIKLKKSEKNVPHPLAYDLTELQRDANRLLGFSAKQTSNVLQRLYEQHKLVTYPRTDSRYLTSDMSDTLKERLNSVAVGPYAPLARPLLRKPLPLGKRIVDDSKVTDHHAIIPTEQTVLLNALSTEERKLYDLIVRRFISLFYPPARFDNVAVTVDIAGEILHAKGTTMKDSGWRAVYDGQAMDEDEDGDDAEERGAALPELREGEAVTVKKCLVQTGRTLPPKRYTEAALLTQMEKHGLGTPATRADIIEKLVNSDTIERQGNSLHPTGKGKQLIQLAPADLRTPELTAKWEAELERIARGQGKPDPFLVGIREMAQGLVSGVKNSEAEYKPHNVSNSHCPDCGTRLLEKKTARGLVLTCPSEDCGYRRSGEKRLSNRRCPQCHKKMEMKEGKAGLYVQCLGCGITETMNKDSKHINKREQQKLVNQYAKKQESIGSNLGDLLKAAMEKKGQ
- a CDS encoding universal stress protein, which gives rise to MLFTKIVAAYDGSKAGKKALDKAIELVKLTPGATLEVLHVFDFPRFYVADGFAPVPTSINQDFYELAEGTADEAKAHLEKLGVEGKVELAQGAPAEVILDYAKKHNNDLIIIGSRGLGGIREFVLGSVSHNVVQHAQIPVLVVK
- a CDS encoding DUF1294 domain-containing protein; the protein is MMTAILLWFLFINGVGYLIMSEDKRRARRRRERIPERTLFLLAAIGGALGVLIAMNIKRHKTKHVSFRLGVPLLLLMNAVLYGYFLI
- the purS gene encoding phosphoribosylformylglycinamidine synthase subunit PurS, whose product is MIKATVYVTIKQSVLDPQGVAVQGALHSMGFEEVQSVRIGKYMELQLDTSDRNEAEARVKDMCEKLLANTVVEDYRFELEG
- the purB gene encoding adenylosuccinate lyase, translating into MIERYSRPEMRNIWTEENKFKAWLEVEICACEAWAELGVIPKEDVALLRKNASFDIDRIYEIEQETRHDVIAFTRSVSESLGAERKWVHYGLTSTDVVDTALGYLLKQANEILEQDIIRFIEILRDKAIAYKDTPMMGRTHGVHAEPTTFGLKMALWYEEMKRNLERFRRAADGVQFGKISGAVGTYANIDPFVEEFVCQKLGTTAAPISTQTLQRDRHAEYMASLALVATSLDKFATEIRALQKSEFREVEEAFAKGQKGSSAMPHKRNPIGCENISGLSRVIRGHMLSAYENVTLWHERDISHSSVERIILPDATMLLNYMLNRFGNIVKNLTVFPENMKRNMGRTFGVPFSGRVLTKLIDKGFSREQAYDTVQPRAMQAWETQRQFRDIVEETPEITAVLSKEEIEDAFNPSWHLKHVDTIFRKLGLSE
- the purE gene encoding 5-(carboxyamino)imidazole ribonucleotide mutase codes for the protein MSAQVAVIMGSKSDWDTMSHACAILEELQIPYEKQVVSAHRTPDLMFEFAEKAAGRGLKVIIAGAGGAAHLPGMVAAKTVLPVIGVPVKSAALNGLDSLLSIVQMPGGIPVATVAIGKAGAINAGLLAAQILAAFDPKLNERVQERRDRIRDEVLASSVELGEIL
- a CDS encoding phosphoribosylaminoimidazolesuccinocarboxamide synthase, which codes for MSSQAISTAEDMISAPLLYKGKVRELYDLGEHYLIVVTDRISAFDYVLDPAVPDKGNVLNRLSSFWFEKTQDLIDNHVIHTDIEQLGSVINEEHKAILKNRIMVSRKAERIDIECVVRGYVTGGGWRQYEKNGEINGIKLPKGLRKNDKLREPIFTPAAKNDVGHDEDISFEKMSDLVGADIAEQLRSRSLEMYSFARDYCEEQGIILADCKLEFGLVDGKLILIDEIFTPDASRFWARENYALDIEIDSMDKEPVRTYLLGSDWDKNSKPDPLPEQVVAETTRRYRDIYKRLTEQELS
- the purK gene encoding 5-(carboxyamino)imidazole ribonucleotide synthase codes for the protein MSGTIIGDNFGLPIIGPGSRIGVLGGGQLGRMMALAGSNLGYHFVTLDPTPECPCGQLTEQIVAGYDDKKAARLLAERSDVITYEFENVDAEVAALLERLSYVPQGSKLLFTTQHRLREKAAVEAAGVKVAPYRKVSSEAELQEAVTQLGIPSVLKTATGGYDGKGQWVIKSIAEIGPAYTELSKAGTELVLEQFIPFVKELSVISARSPRGEIKTFPVAENIHVDNILHTSIVPARVEADVLHEAEQLAARIAESMEAVGLLAVEMFLTQDGELYVNELAPRPHNSGHYTMEACTTSQFEQHVRAICNLPLGEVKLMSPVVMVNVLGEHLDEVVGALSQGAWTNSDVVPKVHLYGKSGSAPKRKMGHINLLCHDVQHGLDWIQQTNIWRNQHS
- a CDS encoding TetR/AcrR family transcriptional regulator, producing the protein MGTKWEQELDQMRYSRRKQIMDATFELVLEKGLMDITIVDIVKKAEISRVTLYKYYNSIHEIVFDIQLKILNELSELLDERLKGKNGLEKLKDYFATFITMFQTHPDHFRFAAIFDQYYQSSYPTLELEERYQSYTKQGIVLIEQIIDEGIHDGSIRKGTDPIMMAQILSHITMGTTQRIAVRSEIYKTESKVDSEEMLNYLMTFLASSLAADQPQ
- the purQ gene encoding phosphoribosylformylglycinamidine synthase subunit PurQ — encoded protein: MKFAVLVFPGSNCDIDCYKAVEDTIGEPVDYVWHTATDLSAYDCILVPGGFSYGDYLRCGAISRFAPVMAEVAKAAEEGKYILGICNGFQILTEAGLLPGTLRRNMSLKFRCHDTVLRVENNQNPFTTGYLPGQEIKIPIAHGEGNYYCDEATHAKLKENNQIIFRYVGNPNGSLDDIAGISNERGNVVGMMPHPERAVDSLLGSEDGKLMFTSILKAWRDRHESASVR
- a CDS encoding Gfo/Idh/MocA family protein, producing MKKVTAILIGAGNRGAQAYAPYGLQHPEELQFVAVAEPDQGRREAFQLAHNIPDSACFSSWEDMLREPKLADAALICTQDQYHFDPVVKAFEAGYHILLEKPMSTDPTEVVKLGEYAVKYDRIFNICHVLRYTEFFSTLKKIIEDKTIGDLISIQHNENVAYWHQAHSYVRGNWRNSSESSPMILAKSCHDMDILLWLAGSDCRSISSFGSLSHFKAENAPPQATDRCTDGCPHAEECPFFAPKFYLGNPSWGYVLSNDVSDEGIMKALQEGPYGRCVYKCDNDVVDHQVVNIEFENDVTVAFTMCAFTNEYARTIKLMGTKGEVKGIMSFNKCELEVTDFLTGNKELISLPSGIDDHGGGDSGLISNFVELVRDNKINEGLSSASVSVQSHLMSFAAEKSRLENRVIVFKDYAEQIKAGI